From the genome of Lepidochelys kempii isolate rLepKem1 chromosome 17, rLepKem1.hap2, whole genome shotgun sequence, one region includes:
- the SRSF1 gene encoding LOW QUALITY PROTEIN: serine/arginine-rich splicing factor 1 (The sequence of the model RefSeq protein was modified relative to this genomic sequence to represent the inferred CDS: deleted 1 base in 1 codon), whose amino-acid sequence MSGGGVIRGPAGNNDCRIYVGNLPPDIRTKDIEDVFYKYGAIRDIDLKNRRGGPPFAFVEFEDPRDAEDAVYGRDGYDYDGYRLRVEFPRSGRGTGRGGGGGGGGGAPRGRYGPPSRRSEYRVIVSGLPPSGSWQDLKDHMREAGDVCYADVFRDGTGVVEFVRKEDMTYAVRKLDNTKFRSHEGETAYIRVKVDGPRSPSYGRSRSRSVVVAEAVVEATAEAAVIPQEEAEDLHATLPVTADPVLVHK is encoded by the exons ATGTCCGGAGGGGGCGTGATCCGCGGCCCAGCCGGTAACAACGACTGCCGCATCTACGTGGGGAACCTGCCGCCCGACATCCGCACCAAGGACATCGAGGACGTGTTCTACAAGTACGGGGCCATCCGCGACATCGACCTCAAGAACCGCCGCGGCGGGCCGCCCTTCGCCTTCGTGGAGTTCGAGGACCCCAG ggatgCGGAGGACGCGGTGTACGGAAGGGATGGGTACGATTATGATGGATATCGTCTGAGGGTGGAGTTTCCCCGAAGCGGCAGAGGCACGGGCAGAGGAGGTGGCGGAGGTGGAGGTGGTGGGGCCCCCAGGGGCAGGTATGGCCCCCCGTCCCGGCGATCTGAGTATCGAGTGATAGTTTCCG GACTGCCTCCAAGTGGAAGTTGGCAGGATTTAAAGGATCACATGCGTGAAGCAGGTGATGTATGTTATGCTGATGTTTTCCGAGATGGAACTGGTGTCGTGGAGTTTGTACGGAAAGAAGATATGACCTACGCAGTGCGAAAACTGGATAACACTAAATTTAGATCTCATGAG GGAGAAACTGCCTACATCCGTGTTAAAGTTGATGGCCCAAGAAGTCCAAGCTATGGAAGATCTCGGTCACGCAGC GTAGTCGTAGCAGAAGCCGTAGTCGAAGCAACAGCAGAAGCCGCAGTTATTCCCCAAGAAGAAGCAGAGGATCTCCACGCTACTCTCCCCGTCACAGCAGATCCCGTTCTCGTACATAAATGA